The Primulina eburnea isolate SZY01 chromosome 8, ASM2296580v1, whole genome shotgun sequence genome contains a region encoding:
- the LOC140839645 gene encoding LOW QUALITY PROTEIN: actin-related protein 6-like (The sequence of the model RefSeq protein was modified relative to this genomic sequence to represent the inferred CDS: inserted 1 base in 1 codon) codes for MSNVVVLDNGGGLIKAGFGGERDPTCIVPNCTARPPSSKKWLLADQLLSPSEDLTSATLRRPFDRGHLINPDLQSSIWAHLFTTLLKIHPPNTSILLTQPLFTLPSIQRSVDEIIFEEFNFRSLFVADSPSLVHLYEASRRPYGLISKAQCSLVVDCGFSFTHAAPVFQNFTLNYGVKRMDLGGKALTNYLKELVSYRSVNVMDESFIMDDVKERLCFVSLDVQRDLKIARRPGNDNIFRCTYVLPDGITYMKGFVKDPDEAKRHISLDDAAPXFPAGEKDYMECHDVAEKRQDRRNIDLTKNEFSLTNERFLVPEMIFRPADLGMNQAGLAECIIRAVNSCHPHLHPVLYESIILTGGSTLFRRFAQRLERELRPLIRDDYQVKITTQEDPIIGVWRGGSLLASSPDFEAMCITKSEYEECGSARCHKRFFN; via the exons ATGTCTAACGTGGTGGTGCTAGACAACGGCGGCGGCCTCATCAAAGCAGGGTTCGGCGGCGAGCGTGACCCCACCTGCATTGTCCCCAACTGCACCGCCCGCCCGCCCTCCTCCAAGAAGTGGCTCCTGGCCGACCAACTCCTCTCCCCATCTGAAGACCTCACCTCCGCCACCCTCCGCCGCCCCTTCGACCGTGGCCATCTCATCAACCCCGACCTCCAGTCATCCATATGGGCCCATCTCTTCACCACCCTCCTCAAAATCCACCCCCCCAACACCTCCATTCTCCTCACCCAACCCCTCTTCACGCTCCCCTCCATTCAACGCTCCGTCGACGAAATCATCTTCGAAGAGTTCAACTTCAGGTCCCTATTCGTGGCCGATTCGCCGTCGCTTGTTCATTTGTATGAGGCGTCTAGGAGGCCATACGGTTTGATTTCGAAAGCGCAGTGTAGCTTGGTGGTGGACTGCGGGTTCAGTTTCACTCATGCGGCGCCGGTGTTTCAGAACTTCACGCTGAATTATGGTGTTAAAAGGATGGATCTTGGGGGGAAGGCGTTGACGAATTATCTGAAGGAGTTGGTGAGTTATAGGAGTGTGAATGTGATGGATGAGAGCTTTATAATGGATGATGTGAAAGAGAGGCTTTGCTTTGTTTCTCTTGATGTTCAAAGAGACCTCAAGATTGCCAG GAGACCTGGTAACGATAATATATTTAGGTGTACTTACGTGCTTCCTGATGGCATCACTTATATGAAGGGTTTTGTGAAAGATCCTGATGAAGCAAAGAGGCATATCTCCTTGGATGATGCTGCAC TTTTCCCTGCAGGAGAAAAGGATTACATGGAGTGTCATGATGTTGCTGAGAAACGTCAGGACAGGAGAAATATTGACCTTACCAAAAAT GAATTTAGTCTGACCAATGAGCGGTTCCTAGTTCCAGAGATGATATTTAGACCAGCTGATTTGG GAATGAACCAGGCAGGACTTGCAGAGTGTATCATCCGAGCTGTCAACTCCTGCCATCCTCATCTTCACCCTGTGTTATATGAAAg TATTATTTTGACTGGTGGCAGCACATTATTCCGTCGATTTGCTCAAAGACT AGAAAGAGAACTTCGACCCCTTATTCGTGATGACTACCAAGTGAAAATAACAACTCAAGAAGA TCCAATTATAGGTGTTTGGCGTGGGGGATCTCTTTTAGCATCTAGTCCTGATTTTGAGGCTATGTGTATTACCAAGTCCGAATACGAGGAGTGCGGATCTGCTAGGTGTCACAAGAGATTTTTTAACTAA